From the Takifugu flavidus isolate HTHZ2018 chromosome 12, ASM371156v2, whole genome shotgun sequence genome, one window contains:
- the gpr184 gene encoding G protein-coupled receptor 184, producing the protein MNVTLPTTTVNLTSVCVQIGDSAISDLLISVYAIAFVLGLIFNILTLGPIWQQMRRQNILGIFLLNLSISDMLFIFTIPLWINYYFQNHQWQLGVLSCSIAGFFYYSNMYISIYLLCCISVDRCIVVSYPLRPKTHRSTRCTWIQCSAVYVVVVVLHILVLANDNLKDAHDDLNNNDRCYETYPMKRPIALFNMVRVGIGFFLPLLVLAVSYWRVLATVDQSPGLNSQTKRKVRLLSYGVIGIFSFCFAPYHILLLIRSLFFYYYSDDLSHNGSYCQFEQKIHFFFSFTLALSSLNCMVDPVLYVLVSNGVQDEVKQFFRWPRSTKTHTECTLTVSKRGKANANVI; encoded by the coding sequence ATGAACGTCACTCTGCCAACCACAACTGTCAACctcacttctgtgtgtgttcaaattGGGGACAGCGCAATCAGCGACCTCTTGATCTCTGTATACGCCATTGCCTTCGTCCTCGGCTTGATTTTCAACATCCTGACCCTTGGCCCTATTTGGCAGCAGATGCGGCGGCAGAACATCCTGGGCATCTTCCTCCTGAACCTGTCCATCTCCgacatgctcttcatcttcaccaTACCCCTGTGGATCAACTACTACTTTCAGAACCACCAGTGGCAGCTCGGGGTCCTTTCCTGTAGCATAGCAGGCTTCTTCTACTACTCCAACATGTACATCAGCATCTACCTGCTGTGTTGCATCTCTGTGGACCGCTGCATCGTGGTCAGCTACCCGCTCCGCCCGAAGACCCATCGCTCCACACGCTGCACCTGGATACAGTGTTCAGCTGTTTAcgttgtggtggtggtgctaCACATCTTAGTGCTGGCCAATGACAACCTCAAAGACGCCCACGATGACCTCAACAACAACGACCGCTGTTACGAGACCTACCCGATGAAGAGACCCATCGCCTTGTTCAACATGGTCAGAGTGGGCATCGGCTTCTTTCTGCCCCTGCTGGTGTTGGCCGTGAGCTACTGGAGGGTGCTGGCAACGGTGGACCAGAGTCCGGGCCTAAACAGCCAGACAAAGAGGAAGGTCCGTCTGCTGTCCTATGGAGTAATTGGAATCTTCTCGTTTTGCTTCGCGCCGTatcacatcctcctcctcattcgCTCACTCTTCTTCTACTATTACAGCGATGACCTGTCTCATAATGGAAGTTACTGCCAGTTTGAACAAAAAATACACTTTTTCTTCTCATTCACTCTGGCCCTGTCCAGTCTGAACTGCATGGTGGACCCTGTCCTGTATGTGTTGGTCAGCAATGGCGTCCAAGACGAAGTGAAGCAGTTTTTCAGGTGGCCCAGAAGTACAAAGACACACACCGAGTGTACTTTAACTGTGTCtaaaagaggaaaagcaaaTGCAAATGTTATTTAA